In one window of Azospirillaceae bacterium DNA:
- a CDS encoding SMP-30/gluconolactonase/LRE family protein, which translates to MSEARLVADVRNGLGEGPVWSPADQTLFWTDIHARRLWSYTPGTGETRSWEAPDRIGSFTFRRDGSLVAAFARGFAVWTPDGGPPEFLHAFEPDKPTTRLNDGRCDRQGRFVVGGMDEASPRRPISSVWRLNPDRSVERLISDVTISNSICFSPDGRTMYFADTPERVIRAYDYDPATGRLGAGRVFHALPPGPGTPDGSTVDAEGFLWNAEWGAGRVVRYAPDGRVDRIVAVPTRQPSCPAFGGPDLTTLYITSARFEMSDDQLAADPHAGSLFAIETDVRGLPEPMFAG; encoded by the coding sequence ATGTCTGAGGCCCGCCTGGTGGCCGATGTCCGCAACGGGCTGGGCGAGGGGCCGGTCTGGTCCCCGGCGGACCAGACCCTGTTCTGGACCGACATCCACGCCCGCCGCCTGTGGTCCTACACGCCCGGCACCGGCGAAACCCGGAGCTGGGAGGCGCCGGACCGCATCGGCAGCTTCACGTTCCGCCGGGACGGCTCGCTGGTGGCGGCGTTCGCGCGCGGCTTCGCCGTCTGGACGCCGGATGGCGGCCCGCCCGAATTCCTGCACGCGTTCGAGCCGGACAAGCCGACCACCCGTCTGAACGACGGGCGCTGCGACCGCCAGGGCCGTTTCGTTGTCGGGGGCATGGACGAGGCGTCGCCGCGGCGCCCCATCTCGTCGGTGTGGCGCCTGAACCCGGACCGCTCGGTCGAGCGGCTGATTTCGGATGTGACCATTTCCAACAGCATCTGTTTCAGCCCGGACGGGCGCACGATGTACTTCGCGGACACGCCGGAACGTGTGATCCGCGCCTACGACTACGACCCCGCCACCGGCCGCCTCGGCGCCGGCCGCGTGTTCCATGCCCTGCCGCCGGGTCCCGGAACCCCGGATGGCTCGACCGTGGATGCGGAGGGGTTCCTGTGGAACGCCGAATGGGGCGCGGGCCGCGTGGTCCGGTACGCCCCCGACGGCCGCGTGGACCGGATCGTCGCCGTTCCGACCCGGCAGCCGTCGTGCCCGGCGTTCGGGGGCCCGGACCTGACCACGCTCTACATCACCTCCGCGCGGTTCGAGATGAGCGACGACCAGCTTGCCGCCGACCCGCACGCGGGAAGCCTGTTCGCAATCGAGACGGACGTCCGCGGCCTGCCCGAGCCGATGTTCGCGGGCTGA
- a CDS encoding LacI family DNA-binding transcriptional regulator, which translates to MTDVAKLAGVSQSSVSLVLNNMSGARISEATRQRVWDAVRQIGYQFEPRRREPLPATGAAAKNLIGYLVDEISTSPHPVQSVDGARDAAWEHECVLAVFATRGNPEQEAATIRALLANPGLVGIVYSTIFTRKVTPPPLLDGVPTVLLNCRAEDRRFPSVVPGEVAGGHTATERLIQAGHTRIGFINGEPWMDAARDRLKGYRQALATADLPFDPQLVRNGEWAPSSGYEQTLSLMREPRPPTAIFCANDLMAVGCLEALRGLGLRVPGDIAVIGYDDQEIAQHTHPPLTTVLLPNYEMGRWAVEHLIATVIHGQDARHLQVKMECPLVERASVRGPAVQERASGTVPGPEILPTPETLRETGYV; encoded by the coding sequence ATGACCGACGTCGCCAAGCTGGCCGGCGTCTCGCAGTCGAGCGTGTCCCTGGTGCTCAACAACATGAGCGGCGCCCGCATTTCCGAGGCGACGCGCCAGCGGGTGTGGGACGCGGTCCGGCAAATCGGTTACCAGTTCGAACCCCGCCGCCGCGAGCCCTTGCCCGCCACCGGGGCGGCCGCCAAGAACCTGATCGGCTATCTGGTGGACGAGATTTCCACCAGCCCGCACCCGGTGCAGTCGGTCGACGGCGCCCGCGATGCGGCGTGGGAGCACGAGTGCGTGCTCGCCGTCTTCGCCACCCGCGGCAACCCCGAGCAGGAGGCGGCGACGATCCGGGCGCTGCTGGCGAACCCGGGGCTGGTCGGCATCGTCTATTCCACCATCTTCACCCGCAAGGTCACCCCACCGCCGCTGCTGGACGGCGTGCCCACGGTCCTGCTGAACTGCCGGGCCGAGGACCGGCGCTTTCCGTCCGTGGTACCGGGCGAGGTGGCGGGCGGGCACACCGCGACCGAGCGGCTGATCCAGGCGGGCCACACGCGGATCGGCTTCATCAACGGCGAACCCTGGATGGACGCGGCCCGCGACCGGCTGAAGGGCTACCGGCAGGCGCTGGCGACGGCGGATCTGCCGTTCGACCCGCAACTCGTCCGCAACGGCGAGTGGGCACCGTCCAGCGGGTACGAGCAGACCCTGTCACTGATGCGCGAACCAAGGCCGCCGACCGCGATCTTCTGCGCCAACGACCTGATGGCGGTGGGGTGCCTGGAGGCGCTGCGCGGGCTGGGGCTGCGCGTGCCCGGGGACATTGCCGTCATCGGCTACGACGACCAGGAGATCGCGCAGCACACGCACCCGCCGCTGACCACGGTCCTGCTGCCGAACTACGAGATGGGGCGCTGGGCGGTGGAGCACCTGATCGCCACCGTGATCCACGGCCAGGATGCACGGCACCTGCAGGTCAAGATGGAATGCCCATTGGTCGAACGTGCCTCCGTCCGGGGTCCGGCTGTTCAGGAAAGGGCATCGGGAACCGTACCCGGACCGGAGATCCTGCCCACCCCGGAGACCTTGAGGGAGACCGGCTATGTCTGA
- a CDS encoding sugar ABC transporter ATP-binding protein — protein sequence MGTGPLHQGAQAPPPLLSMRAIDKRFAGVSALSEASLEVAHGEVHALIGQNGAGKSTLLKILTGAERRDGGSMHLDGVAIDPASPTEAQRLGISAIYQEISLIPYRSVAENVLLGREPRRFGLIDWRRMNAEAARLLGQLGIHVDVRQPLASYNIAVRQMVAIARALSRDAKLVVMDEPTSSLDEQEVSVLFDVVRGLKARGVSVIFVSHRLDELYALCDRVTVMRDGRTVARSAMAGIGKLDLVAAMLGRRVTDIRGQGATAFGGARHRAGEPVVGVSGLRQGRRVADASVEVRAGEIVGLAGLLGSGRTEVARALFGADPVDGGEIRVKGRPARLREPADAIRAGIGFSPEDRKTDGIVPDMSVRENMTLALLPAISRAGVVDVARQQEIVDRFIRRLGIKCASPEQKIGELSGGNQQKVLLARWLCRNPDALILDEPTRGIDVGAKAEIQSLIRELADKGLGVLMISSEIEELVEGADRVVVLREGRTVAELAGANLTEPAIMRAMAHGHGDTDGAPGDGPGREVAGD from the coding sequence ATGGGAACCGGACCGCTCCACCAGGGGGCGCAGGCCCCCCCGCCGCTTCTGTCGATGCGCGCCATCGACAAGCGCTTCGCAGGCGTCAGCGCCCTGTCCGAAGCGTCGCTGGAGGTCGCCCACGGCGAAGTCCATGCGCTGATCGGTCAGAACGGCGCGGGCAAATCGACGTTGCTGAAGATCCTGACCGGGGCCGAGCGGCGCGACGGCGGGTCCATGCACCTGGACGGGGTGGCGATCGACCCGGCGTCGCCGACCGAGGCGCAGCGGCTGGGCATCAGCGCGATCTACCAGGAAATCAGCCTGATCCCCTACCGCTCGGTGGCCGAAAACGTGCTGCTGGGGCGCGAACCCCGCCGGTTCGGCCTGATCGACTGGCGGCGCATGAACGCCGAGGCCGCCCGGTTGCTCGGCCAGCTCGGCATCCATGTGGACGTGCGGCAGCCGCTGGCCTCGTACAACATCGCCGTGCGCCAGATGGTGGCCATCGCCCGCGCCCTGTCGCGGGATGCCAAGCTGGTGGTCATGGACGAACCCACCTCGTCGCTGGACGAGCAGGAGGTGTCGGTCCTGTTCGACGTGGTGCGCGGACTGAAGGCCCGCGGCGTTTCGGTGATCTTCGTCAGCCACCGCCTGGACGAGCTGTACGCCCTATGCGACCGGGTCACCGTCATGCGCGACGGGCGGACGGTCGCCCGTTCGGCCATGGCCGGGATCGGCAAGCTGGATCTGGTCGCGGCCATGCTGGGACGGCGCGTGACCGACATCCGGGGGCAGGGGGCCACCGCCTTCGGTGGCGCCCGCCACCGCGCCGGCGAACCCGTGGTCGGCGTCTCCGGCCTGCGGCAGGGGCGGCGGGTGGCCGATGCCAGCGTCGAGGTGCGCGCGGGGGAGATCGTCGGGCTGGCGGGGCTGCTCGGCTCCGGCCGGACCGAGGTCGCGCGCGCCCTGTTCGGCGCGGATCCGGTGGACGGTGGCGAGATCCGGGTGAAGGGGCGCCCCGCGCGCCTGCGCGAGCCGGCGGACGCCATCCGGGCCGGCATCGGCTTCAGCCCCGAAGACCGCAAGACCGACGGCATCGTGCCGGACATGTCGGTGCGCGAGAACATGACCCTGGCCTTGCTGCCGGCCATCTCGCGGGCGGGTGTGGTGGATGTGGCGCGCCAGCAGGAGATCGTGGACCGGTTCATCCGCAGGCTCGGCATCAAGTGCGCCTCGCCCGAGCAGAAGATCGGCGAGCTGTCCGGCGGCAACCAGCAGAAGGTTTTGCTGGCCCGCTGGCTTTGCCGCAACCCCGATGCGCTGATCCTGGACGAACCGACGCGCGGCATCGATGTCGGCGCCAAGGCGGAGATCCAGTCCCTGATCCGCGAGCTGGCCGACAAAGGCCTGGGCGTCCTGATGATCTCGTCCGAGATCGAGGAGTTGGTGGAGGGTGCCGACCGCGTGGTCGTCCTGCGGGAGGGGCGTACGGTGGCCGAACTGGCCGGCGCGAATTTGACCGAGCCCGCCATCATGCGCGCCATGGCCCATGGCCATGGCGACACCGACGGGGCGCCGGGGGATGGGCCCGGCCGGGAGGTGGCCGGTGACTGA
- a CDS encoding 2-dehydro-3-deoxy-6-phosphogalactonate aldolase — MTPAPTTLAPTLADWLDRCPLIAILRGVRPAEILDIGGALAGAGFRIIEVPLNSPDPFDSIGRLAAAFPDVLVGAGTVRRAAEVDALVEAGGRLVVTPHADPAVITAAKRRGLIATPGVYTATEAFAAIDAGADGLKLFPAEVGGPDLLKALKAVLPPDVPVLPVGGVTPEGIARWRAAGARGFGIGGALYKPGDTADAVAVRARRFVEAATA, encoded by the coding sequence ATGACCCCGGCCCCCACCACCCTGGCCCCTACCCTGGCCGACTGGCTGGACCGCTGCCCGCTGATCGCGATCCTGCGCGGCGTGCGGCCGGCCGAAATCCTGGACATCGGCGGCGCCCTGGCCGGCGCCGGCTTCCGCATCATCGAGGTGCCGCTGAACTCCCCCGACCCGTTCGACAGCATCGGGCGGTTGGCGGCAGCGTTCCCGGACGTGCTGGTGGGGGCCGGCACCGTCCGCCGGGCGGCCGAGGTGGATGCGCTGGTGGAGGCCGGCGGGCGGCTGGTCGTGACGCCCCATGCCGATCCGGCCGTCATCACCGCCGCCAAGCGCCGCGGGCTGATCGCCACGCCGGGCGTCTACACCGCGACCGAGGCCTTCGCCGCCATCGACGCCGGTGCGGACGGGCTGAAGCTGTTCCCGGCCGAGGTGGGCGGGCCGGACCTTCTGAAGGCATTGAAGGCGGTTCTGCCACCGGACGTCCCGGTCCTGCCGGTGGGCGGCGTCACGCCGGAGGGCATTGCCCGCTGGCGCGCCGCCGGTGCCCGCGGGTTCGGCATCGGCGGCGCCCTCTACAAGCCCGGCGACACGGCCGACGCCGTGGCGGTCCGGGCGCGGCGGTTCGTCGAGGCGGCAACCGCCTGA
- a CDS encoding ABC transporter substrate-binding protein — protein sequence MNQRFSRRQVGRLVMSAMLMTAAMTAIPAFAQEGPPPLKQKPTYKVGFAQTESNNPWRIAQTESMREEAQKRGWQLVYTDAAGSAAKQVADVDSMIAQGVDLIFLAPREEKPLVAAVMKAKRAGIPVILLDRRVDEAQAKPGRDYVTFIGSDFVEEGRRAAQWLVENTGGNAKIIQVEGTVGSSPANDRRKGFEEVIAKHPNMKVVASQSGDFVRDKGRQVTETLLQAHPDATAIYAHNDEMAIGAIAALEAAGKKPGQDVKLVSIDGTRDALQAIIDGRLGATVECNPRFGPKAFDTALRYARGEKIEPWVINEDRFFDASNAQPNLASAY from the coding sequence ATGAACCAGCGTTTCTCGCGCCGCCAAGTCGGCCGCCTGGTCATGAGCGCCATGCTCATGACCGCTGCCATGACCGCCATCCCCGCCTTTGCGCAGGAGGGGCCGCCGCCGCTGAAGCAGAAGCCCACCTACAAGGTCGGCTTCGCCCAGACCGAGAGCAACAACCCCTGGCGCATCGCCCAGACCGAAAGCATGCGGGAAGAGGCGCAGAAGCGCGGCTGGCAACTGGTCTACACCGACGCCGCCGGCTCGGCCGCCAAGCAGGTGGCCGACGTGGACAGCATGATCGCCCAGGGCGTCGACCTGATCTTCCTGGCCCCGCGCGAGGAAAAGCCCCTGGTGGCCGCCGTCATGAAGGCCAAGCGCGCGGGCATCCCGGTCATCCTGCTGGACCGCCGGGTCGACGAGGCGCAGGCCAAACCCGGCCGGGACTACGTCACCTTCATCGGCTCGGACTTCGTCGAGGAGGGCCGGCGCGCCGCCCAGTGGCTGGTCGAGAACACCGGCGGCAACGCCAAGATCATCCAGGTCGAAGGCACCGTCGGATCCTCGCCGGCCAACGACCGCCGCAAGGGCTTCGAGGAGGTGATCGCCAAGCATCCCAACATGAAGGTCGTCGCCAGCCAGTCCGGCGACTTCGTGCGCGACAAGGGCCGGCAGGTCACCGAGACGCTGTTGCAGGCCCACCCGGACGCCACCGCCATCTACGCGCACAACGACGAAATGGCCATCGGCGCCATCGCAGCGCTGGAGGCCGCTGGCAAGAAGCCCGGCCAGGACGTGAAGCTGGTGTCCATCGACGGGACCCGCGACGCGTTGCAGGCGATCATCGACGGCCGCCTGGGCGCCACCGTCGAATGCAACCCGCGCTTCGGTCCCAAGGCCTTCGACACGGCCCTGCGCTACGCGCGGGGCGAGAAGATCGAACCGTGGGTCATCAACGAGGACCGCTTCTTCGACGCCTCCAACGCGCAGCCGAACCTGGCCAGCGCCTACTGA
- a CDS encoding response regulator → MTLPEQTQPPTRAVRILHLEDSALDGDLVQEVLRAEGVACAIERIWTRGAFAAALARNAHDLILADHRLPDFDGEAALELARTVAPHIPFIFVSGMLGEDIAVDALKRGATDYVVKQRLERLPGVVLRALAEAAERAERQRAQAALRASEENFTTLVNAMPQLCWMANPDGYITWYNQRWYDYTGTTPEQMEGWGWQSVHCPTALPKVMERWTAAIANGEPFEMVFPLKGADGRFRMFLTRAHPVKDDAGQVVRWLGTNTDVSAQHEAEEALRRLNETLEQRIVEATAEREAMLAKLHEAQRLETIGQLTGGVAHDFNNLLTPIVGSLDLLRRRIGGDERAQRLISSAMQAADRARTLVQRLLAFARRQVLEPRAVDVAGLVSGMHELITHSVGPQVRVEIEAAEDLPPARVDPNQLELALLNLAVNARDAMPGGGLLRITVDAQQVGSGDGLRHGDYIRLSVTDTGTGMDATTLRRAVEPFYSTKGVGKGTGLGLSMVHGLAAQSGGSLILSSTPGAGTRAEVWLPMANEQAEQGTAGTGQAPGMVFRPVTILLVDDEPLVRATTADMLADLGHHVVEAGSAAQALDLLRTGVAPDLVITDYLMPAMNGAELAREIRSRHPDLPILLATGYASLAGNVMADLPLLPKPFRQMELAATIQRLVDGRSGRGHRGGHLRVIE, encoded by the coding sequence GTGACGTTGCCGGAGCAAACGCAGCCGCCAACACGGGCCGTACGCATCCTCCACCTGGAGGACAGCGCGCTCGACGGCGATCTCGTCCAGGAGGTCCTGCGCGCCGAAGGCGTGGCGTGCGCGATCGAGCGGATTTGGACGCGCGGGGCGTTTGCGGCGGCCCTGGCGCGGAACGCCCACGACCTGATCCTGGCGGACCACCGGCTGCCCGACTTCGATGGCGAGGCGGCCCTGGAACTTGCCCGGACGGTGGCACCGCACATCCCGTTCATCTTCGTGTCCGGAATGCTCGGCGAGGATATCGCCGTCGATGCGTTGAAGCGGGGGGCCACCGACTACGTGGTCAAGCAGCGGTTGGAGCGGCTGCCGGGCGTGGTGCTCCGGGCGCTGGCCGAGGCCGCCGAACGGGCCGAGCGGCAGAGGGCGCAGGCCGCACTGCGCGCGAGCGAGGAGAACTTCACCACCCTCGTCAACGCCATGCCGCAACTGTGCTGGATGGCCAACCCCGACGGCTACATCACCTGGTACAACCAGCGCTGGTACGATTACACCGGCACCACGCCCGAGCAGATGGAGGGCTGGGGCTGGCAGTCCGTGCATTGCCCCACGGCGTTGCCCAAGGTGATGGAGCGCTGGACCGCGGCGATCGCCAACGGCGAGCCGTTCGAGATGGTGTTCCCGCTCAAGGGCGCGGACGGGCGGTTCCGGATGTTCCTCACCCGTGCCCATCCGGTCAAGGACGACGCGGGCCAGGTGGTGCGGTGGCTCGGCACCAACACCGACGTCTCGGCCCAGCACGAGGCGGAGGAGGCGCTTCGCCGGCTGAACGAAACCCTGGAACAGCGCATCGTCGAAGCCACCGCCGAACGCGAGGCGATGCTGGCCAAGCTGCACGAGGCTCAGAGGCTGGAGACGATCGGCCAGTTGACCGGCGGGGTGGCGCACGACTTCAACAACCTGTTGACCCCGATCGTCGGCAGCCTCGACCTGCTGCGGCGGCGCATCGGCGGAGACGAGCGCGCCCAGCGCCTGATCAGCAGTGCGATGCAGGCGGCCGATCGTGCCCGGACGCTCGTCCAGCGGCTTCTCGCCTTCGCCCGCCGTCAGGTCCTGGAACCGCGCGCCGTCGATGTGGCGGGCCTGGTCAGTGGCATGCACGAGCTGATCACCCATTCCGTCGGCCCGCAGGTCCGGGTGGAGATCGAAGCCGCGGAAGACCTGCCGCCGGCCCGCGTCGACCCGAACCAGCTCGAATTGGCGCTGCTGAACCTCGCCGTGAATGCGCGCGACGCCATGCCGGGCGGGGGATTGCTGCGGATCACGGTGGACGCGCAGCAGGTCGGGTCCGGCGACGGGTTGCGCCACGGCGACTACATCCGCCTGTCGGTGACGGACACGGGCACCGGCATGGACGCGACCACGCTCCGCCGCGCGGTGGAGCCGTTCTACTCCACCAAGGGGGTGGGCAAGGGCACGGGGCTCGGCCTGTCCATGGTCCACGGCCTGGCCGCGCAGTCCGGCGGCTCGCTGATCCTGTCGAGCACGCCGGGCGCCGGCACCCGGGCGGAGGTCTGGCTGCCCATGGCGAACGAGCAGGCCGAGCAGGGCACCGCCGGCACCGGGCAGGCACCCGGCATGGTGTTCCGGCCCGTCACCATCCTGCTGGTGGACGACGAGCCGCTGGTCCGCGCCACCACGGCCGACATGCTGGCCGACCTCGGCCATCACGTGGTCGAGGCCGGCTCGGCGGCCCAGGCGCTGGACCTCCTGCGCACGGGCGTGGCGCCCGATCTGGTCATCACCGATTACCTGATGCCGGCCATGAACGGGGCGGAGCTTGCGCGGGAGATCCGGTCCCGCCATCCCGATCTTCCGATCCTCCTTGCCACCGGCTACGCCAGTCTGGCCGGGAACGTCATGGCCGACCTGCCGCTCCTGCCCAAGCCCTTCCGCCAGATGGAGCTTGCCGCAACGATCCAGCGGCTGGTGGACGGGCGGTCGGGACGCGGCCACAGGGGCGGCCACCTGCGGGTGATCGAGTAA
- a CDS encoding SDR family oxidoreductase: MTFATYPSLRDRPVFVSGGGSGIGASIVEHFCAQGSRVAFVDVSEEPSRRLVETITAAGHPAPVFLPCDLRDIPALQDAVARAAEAVGPIRVLVNNAARDDRHKWDEVTPAYWDERIAVNLRHQFFAAQAVAPMMKAAGGGSIINMGSISWMIGQGGMAAYTASKSAVLGLTRSLARDLGPFRIRVNSVAPGWVMTERQMELWLDDEGRREIDRRQCLKDLLQPADIARMILFLAADDSAMCTNQSYIVDGGWV, from the coding sequence ATGACGTTCGCCACCTACCCGTCCCTACGGGACCGCCCGGTGTTCGTGTCGGGGGGCGGCAGCGGGATCGGCGCCTCGATCGTCGAGCATTTCTGCGCCCAGGGCAGCCGCGTGGCCTTCGTGGACGTGTCCGAGGAACCGTCCCGCCGGCTGGTCGAGACGATCACGGCGGCGGGGCACCCGGCGCCCGTCTTCCTCCCCTGCGACCTGCGCGACATCCCCGCACTCCAGGATGCGGTGGCGCGGGCGGCCGAAGCCGTCGGCCCGATCCGGGTCCTGGTGAACAACGCCGCACGCGACGACCGCCACAAGTGGGACGAGGTCACGCCCGCCTACTGGGACGAGCGCATCGCCGTGAACCTGCGGCACCAGTTCTTCGCGGCCCAGGCGGTGGCGCCGATGATGAAGGCGGCGGGCGGCGGGTCCATCATCAACATGGGTTCGATCAGTTGGATGATCGGCCAGGGCGGCATGGCGGCCTACACCGCCAGCAAGTCCGCCGTGCTGGGCCTGACGCGCAGCCTGGCGCGCGACCTCGGCCCGTTCCGTATCCGCGTGAACAGCGTCGCACCGGGCTGGGTCATGACGGAACGCCAGATGGAGCTGTGGCTGGACGACGAAGGGCGGCGCGAGATCGACCGCCGCCAGTGCCTGAAGGACCTGCTGCAGCCGGCGGACATCGCGCGCATGATCCTGTTCCTGGCGGCCGACGACAGCGCCATGTGCACGAACCAGAGCTACATCGTCGACGGTGGCTGGGTATGA
- a CDS encoding response regulator, giving the protein MAEPKPILLVEDSPKDVELTLAALEQCRLANAVVVARDGAEALDYLHARGTFANRKTGNPVLILLDLKLPKIDGLEVLAQVKGDPRLRHTPVVMFTSSREERDLARSYSLGVNAFVVKPVGFEPFFAAIRDLGMFWAVHNELPPLAQTAGIAP; this is encoded by the coding sequence ATGGCGGAGCCCAAGCCCATCCTTCTCGTGGAGGACAGCCCGAAGGATGTCGAGCTGACGCTGGCGGCCCTGGAGCAGTGTCGGCTTGCCAACGCCGTCGTGGTCGCCCGCGACGGGGCCGAAGCCCTGGACTATCTCCATGCCCGTGGCACCTTCGCCAACCGGAAGACCGGGAATCCGGTCCTGATCCTGCTCGATCTCAAATTGCCGAAAATCGATGGCCTTGAGGTCCTGGCGCAGGTCAAGGGCGATCCCCGCTTGCGCCATACGCCGGTTGTGATGTTCACCTCCTCGCGCGAGGAACGCGATCTGGCGAGGAGCTACAGCCTCGGCGTGAACGCCTTCGTGGTGAAACCGGTCGGGTTCGAGCCGTTCTTCGCAGCCATCCGGGACCTCGGCATGTTCTGGGCCGTGCACAACGAACTCCCTCCTCTCGCGCAGACGGCGGGGATCGCGCCGTGA
- a CDS encoding 2-dehydro-3-deoxygalactonokinase, with protein MTALVGIDWGTTSFRAYRMAADGRVLERRVAAAGILSVEPGGFPDALRREVGDWLEAAGSGVPVLLSGMIGSRQGWQEAPYATCPAGLDDIASALAVVEAPGLPGIRIVPGLSLHSPDGVPDVMRGEETQLFGLDLGAGRHTVCLPGTHSKWATVADGRIEGFATAMTGEVFAVLRGHSILGRLMPAANGAPAAFDTAAFDRGLAAAGRPGGLLHHLFSARTLGLFGDLEASALPDYLSGLLIGHEVRALGRTGGPVHLVGSAALCDRYARALPGAIRHGEDAAAAGLHRIARTAGLLP; from the coding sequence ATGACCGCCCTCGTCGGCATCGACTGGGGCACGACGTCGTTCCGCGCCTACCGCATGGCGGCCGACGGACGCGTGCTGGAGCGGCGCGTCGCGGCGGCGGGCATCCTGTCCGTCGAGCCGGGCGGGTTCCCGGACGCGCTGCGGCGCGAGGTGGGCGACTGGCTGGAGGCCGCCGGGTCCGGGGTCCCCGTGCTGCTTTCGGGCATGATCGGCAGCCGGCAGGGCTGGCAGGAAGCGCCCTACGCCACCTGCCCCGCCGGGCTCGACGACATCGCGTCGGCCCTGGCGGTGGTCGAGGCCCCGGGCCTGCCGGGAATACGGATCGTGCCGGGCCTTTCGCTCCACTCGCCGGACGGCGTGCCGGACGTGATGCGCGGCGAGGAGACGCAACTGTTCGGCCTCGACCTGGGCGCCGGCCGCCACACGGTCTGCCTGCCCGGCACCCATTCCAAATGGGCCACGGTGGCGGACGGCCGGATCGAAGGCTTTGCCACCGCCATGACGGGCGAGGTGTTCGCCGTGCTGCGCGGCCACAGCATCCTGGGCCGCCTGATGCCGGCGGCAAACGGGGCACCCGCCGCGTTCGACACGGCCGCCTTCGACCGCGGCCTTGCCGCCGCCGGCCGGCCCGGCGGCCTGCTGCACCACCTGTTCTCGGCGCGGACGCTCGGCCTGTTCGGCGACCTGGAGGCATCCGCCCTGCCCGACTACCTGTCGGGCCTGCTCATCGGGCACGAGGTCCGGGCGCTCGGCCGCACCGGGGGGCCGGTGCATCTGGTCGGGTCCGCGGCCCTGTGCGACCGCTACGCCCGGGCGCTGCCCGGGGCCATCCGCCATGGCGAGGATGCGGCCGCCGCCGGCCTGCACCGCATCGCCCGAACCGCAGGACTGCTGCCATGA